The proteins below come from a single Psychrobacter sp. FDAARGOS_221 genomic window:
- a CDS encoding transporter substrate-binding domain-containing protein, producing the protein MTFIKLNKQLSGKVLPALALAGVVGLAGCVKDDAETSTDAAATSAAGETIRVATEGAYPPFNYTNSDGSLGGFDVDVINAVCEEMQANCEVVSQDWDGIIPGLLANKYDAVIAGMSITPERAETVDFTEPYFSNTMVWLAKKDGTFSPDDITNKNLGSQRSTTLSEYLLNTYADKDGNEVKLYDTYENAYLELKSGRVDAVLAEKVSAADWLPENPDYVVIGEEIDNDDNLGIALRKNDPFKAEFNAAITTLRDNGTLAEIEAKNFGDGK; encoded by the coding sequence ATGACATTTATCAAATTAAACAAGCAATTGTCTGGCAAGGTACTGCCTGCATTAGCATTAGCCGGTGTAGTAGGTTTGGCAGGCTGTGTAAAAGATGACGCAGAAACCAGTACTGATGCAGCTGCAACGTCTGCAGCGGGTGAAACCATTCGTGTCGCCACTGAAGGCGCATACCCTCCTTTCAACTATACTAACAGTGATGGTAGCTTGGGCGGCTTTGATGTTGACGTCATCAATGCAGTTTGTGAAGAAATGCAGGCCAACTGTGAAGTGGTTTCTCAAGATTGGGACGGTATTATCCCAGGTCTATTGGCTAACAAATATGATGCAGTAATCGCCGGTATGTCAATCACGCCTGAGCGTGCAGAAACGGTTGACTTCACTGAGCCGTATTTTTCAAACACTATGGTGTGGTTGGCTAAAAAAGACGGTACCTTTAGCCCAGATGATATTACTAACAAAAACTTAGGTAGCCAGCGTTCAACCACTTTGAGTGAATATCTGCTAAATACCTATGCGGACAAAGATGGTAACGAGGTGAAGTTATATGACACCTACGAAAATGCCTATCTTGAACTAAAATCTGGCCGTGTTGATGCCGTATTGGCAGAAAAAGTGTCTGCTGCTGACTGGCTTCCTGAAAACCCAGATTATGTTGTTATCGGTGAAGAAATTGATAATGATGACAACCTAGGTATTGCACTGCGCAAAAATGATCCGTTCAAAGCTGAGTTCAATGCAGCCATCACGACGTTACGTGATAACGGTACGTTAGCTGAGATTGAAGCCAAAAACTTTGGTGACGGCAAATAA
- a CDS encoding ABC transporter permease translates to MFDLQGFGHLLLSGSLITIKLAVSSLLIGLVLGLLGATAKLSKFWVLRKLATVYTSTMRGIPELLLVLFLYYGGSMLIMGILQQFGYNEYVEVSPFLAGILALSIAFGAYATEVFRMAIQEIPKGQWEAAEAIGMKPMQVYFRIIVPQVWRLALPGLGNLFLVLLKDTALVSVVGLKDIMYHAARGAQATQQAFTFYMAAAFIYLGLTVIVTAIMMWLEWRANPAQRYAKKIAKQKVSQPLNAAEG, encoded by the coding sequence GTGTTTGATTTGCAAGGTTTTGGACATCTCTTACTTAGTGGCTCGTTGATTACCATCAAGCTTGCCGTATCAAGTCTTTTGATAGGGTTGGTATTGGGTTTGCTGGGTGCAACTGCAAAGCTTTCTAAGTTTTGGGTGTTGCGAAAATTAGCGACCGTTTATACCTCAACCATGCGTGGTATTCCAGAGCTGCTATTGGTGCTATTTTTGTACTATGGCGGCTCGATGCTGATCATGGGTATATTGCAGCAATTTGGTTACAACGAATATGTTGAGGTGAGTCCCTTCTTAGCAGGTATCTTGGCATTATCTATTGCGTTTGGTGCCTATGCTACCGAAGTTTTCCGGATGGCGATTCAAGAGATACCTAAAGGACAATGGGAAGCAGCTGAAGCCATTGGTATGAAGCCAATGCAGGTGTATTTTCGCATCATTGTGCCGCAAGTCTGGCGCTTGGCGTTACCTGGATTAGGTAATTTATTTCTGGTGCTATTAAAAGATACTGCTTTGGTATCTGTGGTCGGTCTGAAAGATATCATGTACCATGCTGCTCGTGGTGCACAAGCAACGCAGCAGGCGTTTACTTTTTATATGGCAGCGGCCTTTATTTATTTGGGGCTCACTGTAATAGTAACCGCTATTATGATGTGGCTTGAGTGGCGAGCAAATCCTGCGCAGCGCTATGCGAAAAAAATTGCGAAGCAAAAGGTTTCGCAGCCATTAAATGCAGCTGAAGGGTAG
- a CDS encoding ABC transporter permease, which translates to MDWNWQVIFQYLPDLLGGVALTVQLVGISGVLGLFFGLILALLRLSNNKLVQVLPFLYIFFFRGTPLLVQMFLIYYGLSQFDFVKDSALWEPVLKQPFWCAIIAFTLNTSAYTAEIIRGAIQSIPPGELEAADAIGMSRWQKLTRITLPRAFGIMLPAYSNEVIFMLKGSSLAMTIALMDITGIAKTISARTYTIFELYFAAGVIYLVLSWVVLIAFRLIEKRMNRHSSYVPPDVGTQTVP; encoded by the coding sequence ATGGATTGGAATTGGCAGGTTATTTTTCAATATCTTCCGGACCTATTAGGCGGAGTGGCGTTAACCGTTCAGTTGGTAGGCATTTCAGGTGTTTTGGGTTTATTCTTTGGCCTGATACTGGCATTACTGCGGTTATCGAATAATAAATTGGTGCAAGTGCTGCCGTTTTTATATATCTTCTTTTTCCGTGGTACGCCGTTATTAGTACAGATGTTCTTGATCTATTATGGCTTATCACAGTTTGATTTCGTTAAAGACTCTGCATTGTGGGAGCCGGTATTAAAGCAGCCATTTTGGTGTGCAATTATCGCATTCACCCTGAATACCAGTGCTTATACTGCTGAGATTATTCGTGGTGCTATTCAGTCTATCCCGCCAGGTGAGCTAGAAGCAGCAGATGCGATTGGTATGTCACGTTGGCAGAAGCTAACCCGTATTACTTTACCTAGAGCGTTTGGCATTATGTTGCCCGCTTACAGTAACGAAGTTATCTTTATGTTAAAAGGCAGTTCGCTAGCGATGACCATTGCCTTAATGGACATCACAGGTATTGCTAAGACCATTAGTGCCCGTACTTATACCATCTTTGAGCTTTATTTTGCGGCGGGTGTTATTTACCTAGTACTATCTTGGGTGGTGTTAATCGCCTTCCGTTTGATCGAAAAGCGCATGAATCGTCACAGCAGCTATGTGCCGCCAGATGTGGGCACCCAAACCGTTCCTTAG
- a CDS encoding ABC transporter substrate-binding protein, with product MKQTMKAKSKWTLLSVALSGLMLTACGGNADSAADAEAGAANADSSAETIRIATESSYKPLSYTDAAGNMIGFEIDLINALCDQMQATCEVSSQEWDGLIPGLQAKKFDAIFAGMSITPERLEKVDFSDPYLENGLVLVAKKGEDISVDDDFSAIPVGVQRATIAAQYVEESHPEAEVSLYDTQENAYLDLSSGRIRALFSDKVTAASWLSSDEGQAFEQKGDEFKTDDKMGIAVRKGDALVEKFNTALAEIRENGKYNEIAAPYFGTSSTAAAQAAAN from the coding sequence ATGAAACAGACAATGAAAGCAAAAAGTAAATGGACGCTGCTATCAGTAGCACTATCTGGACTAATGTTAACCGCTTGTGGTGGTAATGCTGATAGTGCTGCGGACGCTGAAGCAGGCGCAGCCAATGCTGATAGCAGTGCTGAAACCATTCGTATTGCGACTGAGTCAAGCTATAAACCACTAAGCTATACCGATGCTGCAGGCAATATGATTGGCTTTGAGATTGATCTAATCAATGCGCTGTGCGATCAAATGCAAGCCACTTGTGAAGTCAGCTCACAAGAGTGGGATGGTCTAATTCCAGGTCTACAAGCTAAAAAGTTTGATGCTATTTTTGCAGGTATGTCAATCACGCCTGAGCGTCTTGAAAAGGTTGATTTTAGTGATCCATACCTAGAAAACGGCTTGGTATTGGTTGCCAAAAAAGGCGAAGACATCAGTGTTGATGACGACTTCTCAGCCATTCCAGTGGGTGTACAGCGTGCGACTATCGCTGCTCAATATGTCGAAGAAAGTCATCCTGAAGCCGAAGTGAGCTTATATGACACTCAAGAAAACGCTTATTTAGATCTAAGCTCTGGCCGTATTCGTGCATTATTCTCAGATAAAGTAACTGCTGCCAGCTGGTTAAGCAGTGATGAAGGTCAAGCTTTTGAGCAAAAAGGCGATGAGTTTAAGACCGATGACAAAATGGGTATTGCCGTACGTAAAGGCGATGCTTTGGTCGAGAAATTCAATACAGCCCTTGCTGAGATTAGAGAAAACGGTAAGTATAATGAAATTGCTGCGCCTTACTTTGGCACCAGCAGCACAGCCGCTGCACAAGCAGCAGCTAACTAA
- a CDS encoding ABC transporter substrate-binding protein translates to MKLVTAGSEQQAQNTKSRGFKTAALLSTLALSVALTACGGQSEAEKAEGAEGNANSEAQTLTIATEGAYAPFNYTDSDGNLGGFDVDISNALCEQMQATCEIVSQDWEGIIPGLKAKKYDAIVAAMSVTPERAQQVDFTDPYFTNSLVFIATKDSDFDPTQEQMINGRKIAAQRSTISSQWLETTYPQADIQMYDTLNNAFLDLESGRVEAMISDKLPAIDWLSSNKDEFTIKGDDIEIDDNFAIAVRKEDPLKQQLNEALTAIKADGTYDAIKEKHFPAP, encoded by the coding sequence ATGAAATTAGTAACAGCAGGTAGCGAACAGCAGGCTCAGAACACTAAGAGCCGTGGCTTTAAGACAGCTGCATTATTGTCGACACTGGCACTATCAGTGGCGTTAACTGCATGCGGTGGTCAGTCAGAGGCTGAAAAAGCAGAAGGCGCAGAAGGTAATGCCAACTCAGAGGCTCAGACGCTAACCATTGCTACCGAAGGTGCGTATGCGCCATTTAACTATACCGACTCTGACGGCAACTTAGGCGGATTCGATGTCGATATTAGTAATGCACTGTGCGAACAAATGCAAGCGACTTGTGAAATAGTATCACAAGACTGGGAAGGCATTATCCCTGGTCTAAAAGCGAAAAAGTATGATGCCATCGTTGCTGCAATGTCAGTGACGCCAGAGCGTGCACAGCAAGTAGATTTTACTGATCCATACTTCACCAACTCTTTGGTATTTATTGCAACTAAAGACAGTGATTTTGATCCGACTCAGGAACAGATGATCAATGGTCGCAAAATTGCAGCACAGCGTTCAACTATCTCATCGCAGTGGCTAGAGACCACTTATCCGCAAGCAGACATTCAGATGTATGATACGTTAAATAATGCGTTCTTGGATTTGGAGTCTGGACGTGTGGAAGCGATGATCTCTGATAAGCTTCCAGCCATTGATTGGCTAAGTAGTAATAAGGATGAATTTACTATTAAGGGCGATGATATCGAGATCGATGATAACTTTGCCATTGCCGTGCGTAAAGAAGATCCATTGAAGCAGCAGTTAAATGAGGCATTGACTGCAATTAAAGCCGATGGCACTTATGACGCTATTAAAGAAAAGCATTTCCCAGCACCATAG